The Anabaena sp. PCC 7108 region TCCTGTAATTGTTAATTACGTTGATCCTGATTTTGCGGGTATGGCACAACAGGTATTTGACTTTGAAGCTGTATTGAGTCCGGCGGAATTAGCCGCCCCTGCTTTTGCTGCTGCTGCCCTTGGGGGTAGAATTATTGGGAATGGGATTATTGCCGATAGTTTGTGGGTAGCTTTTGCCACTTTAATTACACCTTTACACCCTTTTTGTGGTCAATGGGTCAAAGATGTAGCCAGGTCTGCAGATTTTGTACCTTTATATTTAGAGACAAATCATCAAACTTTAAATGGCTGGGATTTATTAGAAACTAATCTCAGTCCTGGAGATATTTTATATATGACCATTCCTGCAAATCGATTATATCAATTATGGCGTGAGGAACAGCAGCCGATCATAGGTTGAAGTGGAATATTGGGATATATTGTTATTCACAAATTATTTGTCAAGGAAAGCCAATATCTGTATGATAGTTTAAGGATTTTAAATTATGCCAAGAAAAATAAATATTTAAGTCGTATTGCATTAGACATATTTGATAATTAGTATATTTTTCTAGTTTAAAAATATGCTGAAAAAGAGCATTATTTGATACAAGTTAAATTTCTCAAAATCTATTCTTGATTACAACTTTAAAAACACTTTAGGAAGAGAATGGATTGAGAAAAGAATATTATTTGGACTCGGAGACGAATCATGGTAGCGATCTCAGAGAAAGTTCAGCCCCGGTTAACTATACAAACTGTAGAAATTGCCCCTAATACAACGGCGATTCGCTCTCTTGATTGGGATCGAGATCGTTTTGATATTGAATTTGGACTGCAAAACGGCACAACCTATAATTCATATTTAATTAGGGGTGAACAAACAGTTTTGATTGATACTTCTCATCAGAAGTTTCGTCACCTGTATTTAGAAACCCTCAAAGGTATTGTTAACCCCAAGACAATTGATTACATTATTGTCAGCCACACAGAACCAGATCATAGCGGTTTGGTAGAAGATGTATTACAGTTAGCACCGAGAGCAACTGTTTTAGCTTCTAAAGTAGCGCTTCAGTTTTTGGAAGGTTTAGTACATGATCCTTTTTCCAAGCGAATTGTCAAAAGTGGCGATCGCATCGATATTGGTAAAGGACATGAAATCGAATTCGTCAGTGCGCCCAATTTACACTGGCCTGACACGATTTTCAGCTTTGATCGCCAAACCCAAATCCTGTATACCTGTGATGCATTTGGAATGCATTTCTGCGACAATCGCACCTTTGACGAAGACTTAGAAGCGATTGAAGCCGACTTCCGATTTTATTACGATTGCTTAATGGGTCCTAATGCTCGTTCTCTATTGAATGCAATGAAGAGAATGGGTGAACTTGGTAAAATCAAAATAATTGCTAACGGACATGGTCCATTACTGCATCATAATCTAGATCTGCTGACAGAGTGTTATCAAAACTGGAGCCAAAAACAAGCTATAGCAGAGACTGTAGTTGGTTTATTCTATGTTTCAGAATATGGATATAGCGATCGCTTGGCTATGGCGATTTCTGAAGGTATCCAAAAAGCTGGAGTGGGAGTAGAAGTAATTGATCTCAACACAGCAGAACTCCAAGAAATTCAAGAACTAGCAGGTAGAGCATCGGGTATTATTATCGGAATGCCTCCAACTACCTCCATAGCAGCTCAAGCTGGAATGAGTTCATTGTTATCAGTCGCCAAAAATAAGCAAGTAGTAGGACTATTTGAATGTTATGGTGGCGATGATGAACCCATTGATACCCTACGTCGTAAATTTATTGATTTAGGTGTCAAAGAAGGCTTCCCAGCAATTCGGATAAAAGAAGTTCCCAGTGCATCAACCTACCAACTTTGTGGAGAAGCTGGTACAGACTTGGGACAATTGATCATGCGAGAACGCAACATCAAACAAATCAAGTCTCTCGACGTGAACATGGAAAAAGCGTTGGGTAGAATTAGCAGTGGCTTGTATATTGTCACCGCCAAAAAAGGTGATATGAGTGGAGCAATGATCGCTTCCTGGGTGACACAAGCTAGTTTACAGCCTTTAGGCTTCACAATAGCCGTGGCCAAAGACCGGGCTATTGATAACTTACTCCAATTAGGCGATCGCTTTGTTCTCAATGTCTTGGAAGAAGGAAACTATCAAGACCTGAAAAAGCATTTCCTCAAGCGGTTACATCCCGGTGCAGATAGATTCGCCGGCGTGAAAACCCAAACCGCCAAAAACGGTTCACCCATTCTTACAGACGCACTCGCATACATGGAATGTGAAGTTGTCACCAGCATGGAATGTAGCGACCATTGGATTTTATACTGCACAGTCGAAGATGGACGTGTTTCCAAGCCTGATGGAATCACAGCAGTACGCCATCGCAAAGTAGGGAATTACTACTAATTCGTAATTTGTAATATTTCCTGCGGAAACGCTTCGCGAACGTAATTCGTAATTCGTAATTTGTAATTAAAAATCTAATTATGAATTATGAATTACTAATTACTAATGTTTAAATTTTGAATTGCAATGCACAGATATTTTCCTGCAAATATTTCATAATTATTATGAGCTTCCCAGATCCTCTTTCTAACGCTTTTGAATCTGCTAAAAATTGGTTGTCACAAGTTTTTTCTCCACAACAAAAACCTATGAGCAATTCCAAACCACGCGACGTACAAATTCTACCTATTGCCACAAACACCAAAGTTATTAGAGCCAGAAGTGCGTCACGTCTAAGGTTTGAAATTGAATATGCACTTGAAAGAGGAACTACCTCCAATTGCTATTTAATAGAAGCCGATAAAACTGCCTTGATTGATCCTCCAGGGGAAAGTTTCACCGCAATTTATCTGGAAGCATTACAGGATACAGTTAACTTCAGAAAGTTGGATTATGTGATTTTGGGTCATTTTAGTCCCAACCGTGTACCAACTTTAAAAGCACTGTTAGAACTTGCACCACAAATAACTTTTGTTTGTTCTTTGCCTGCATCTGCTAATTTACGGGCGGCTTTTCTAGACCAAGATATCAAAGTTTTGGTCATGAAAGGAAAAGAAAATTTAGATTTGGGTAAAGGTCATATTTTAAAATTCTTACCTACACCTAGTCCCCATTGGCCAGAAGCACTTTGTACCTACGACCAACAAACCCAAATTCTCTACACAGATAAATTATTTGGAGTACATATCTGTGGAGATGAGGTATTTGATGACAACTCAGAAAGCTTTAAAGAAGACCAGCGTTACTACTTTAATTGCTTAATGGCTCCCCATGCAATCCATGTAGAAGCAGCTTTGGAGAAAATCTCCGATTTGCAAGTGAGAATGTATGCTGTTGGTCACGGGCCGTTAATTCGCACCGGCTTAATTGAACTGACAAAAGCCTATGGAGAATGGAGTCTTTCCCAAAAGAATCGGGAAATTTCCGTAGCGTTACTTTACGCTTCAGCTTATGGCAATACTGCAATTTTAGCGCAAGCTATGGCGCTAGGATTAACTAAAGGTGGGGTTGCAGTTCAATCAATTAACTGTGAATTTGCCCTACCTGATGATATTCGTAATACTGTAGAAAAAGCAGATGCTTTTATTATAGGTACTCCCACCATTGGTGGTCATGCACCTACTCCTATTCACACAGCTTTGGGTATTGTTCTCTCTACCGGTGACAATAGCAAACTGGCTGGGGTATTTGGTTCCTACGGTTGGAGTGGTGAAGCCTTAGACTTGGTTGAAGGTAAACTCCGAGATGCTGGATATCGGTTTGGCTTTGATACCTTGAAGGTAAAATTTAAGCCTGATGAAGTTACACTCAAATTATGTGAAGAAATCGGTACAGATTTTGCTCAAGGTTTGAAAAAAGCCAAAAAAGTTCGTGTACCCCAACAATCTGCTACCCCAACAGAACAAGCTGTAGGGCGGATTATTGGTTCTGTCTGTGTGGTGACAGCCAAGCAAGGAGAAGTTTCCACAGGAATGCTAGGCGCTTGGGTTTCTCAAGCTACTTTTAATCCACCAGGAATTACAGTTGCGATCGCTAAAGACCGAGCCGTAGAATCTCTTATGTATCCTGGTGGAAAATTTGCTCTCAATATTCTCCCTGAAGGTGTTCATGTAGATTACATGAAGCATTTCCGCAAGAATTTCGCCCCCGGAGAAAATAGATTTGCTAACTTCCAGACTGTAGAAGCAGAAAACGGCTGTACAATTCTCACTGACGCATCAGCTTATCTGGAATGTTCAGTTAGCCAACGTCTTGAATGCGGCGATCATTGGGTAGTATATGCAACAGTGGATAACGGTAAATTACTCAAGGCTGATGCTATGACTGCTATCAACCACCGCAAAACAGGTACACACTATTAATTACCAAAAGGTATAAATTAAATAACCTAACCGCCTTGAGTAATTACCAAGGTGGTTTTATTTTGGTGTTGACGATATGAATCAAGTTAAAAGTGGGTAGTTTAAATACAGTGCCAGATCAAGTCATCTCTTGACTGAGGAATAATTGTATAGCAGGTGACAGGTGACAGTCTGAAGAGTCTTTTGGTGTCTAGGTTTTATAATCACTTGGTGTCCTAGCCGCCCTGTTCGTTGCTATATATGTGACTATGAAATAGCCCTGATAGTCAATCAGATATAAATATAATATTAGTAGAAATTGCTAAATTTTTATAATTTTATACATTATAAAAACTACAACAATTATTACAGCTATGAAACCAAAAGAATTTCAAAAAATCATCAGCTACTTTATAGAAGAATCAGAAGAGCATCTCAACACAATCTACAAAGGTTTATACAATTTACAAAACACTATTGATGATAGAGAAGAATTAAATGCCATATTCAGTGCTACTTTTAGTATGAAAGGTGGCGCAGCAATGCTAGGATTTACCAGTTTGCAAAAAATTGTATCTCATCTAGAAGATTGTCTGAAATTACTGCGTTATCCGATTATTGCCGACGAACCTCTACAATTACTATTCTTGGATATTTATCATGCTATCAAAAGATTAGTTACGGTAATTAAAGCAAATGATGGTTTAAATGCAGCCAAAGTAGTTGATATTACTTTGAATACTGATGCTGTTTTTACAGTTCTCAACTCTCATTTACTTTTTCTGATTGATAAAACTAACTATAAAGCCAAAATAACTAACATAGATGTCTGTGAAAACTGGAGTTATGATATACCATTAAAGCTGATTTTATTAGATACTAAAAACTTTTTATGTAGAGCTTTCGCCGATTATTTTGAAGGCTTACCCAATGTAAAAATCGTCAATGGAACTTTTGAAGAGTTATCTTTTTTTGATTGTATAGTTACTGCTGCTAGTTCTTTAAATTCCGCCAATAATATTGATTCTACAGTACTAAATTTTTTTGGTAAAGACGTAGAAACATTATTACAAAAACGCATTCAGGAAGAGTATTTGGGAGATCAACCTATCGGCACATCTTTAATTGTAGAAACAAATCATGCTTTACATCCATTTATTGCCCATAGTCCCACTCTGAGAATGCAAATGTCAATAGCTGGTAAAGATCACGTTTATCAAGGACTGTGGTCAACTCTTTTAGCCATTCGCAAACATAACCAAACTTATTGTAATTGTTTACAAAAACAAATAAATACAGTTGTTGTTCCTGGTTTGGGGACTAGTCCAGGTAGCGTCCCAGTTGATGAAGTGGCTAGACAAATGTCTATGGCATATCAAAATTTTCTTTTCAGTGTTCAGCCTTTACAGTCTTCATATCCAAGACAAGCACAGGATTCGCTTGCACTTTCTTAAAAAAAGCAAAAGTAAAATTTTCTTAAATTCTGTAATTGCCACCAAGACAATTGCTAAATCCTAGTTTAATCTTTAATTATAAAGGTATTGATAGTTGACTTTTTTAATCAAATGCCAGCTACTGCCAAAGCTATTTTATAGTATTTTTTTTCCTCCTATGGCTCCCAAACACACAAAAATTAAATTTCCTCTTTGGCATTATTTGAACCAACCCTTATTTAGCCGTGATACTAAATTAATTTGGAATCCCCAGCGTTTCGCACTAATCTGGCGAATTGGACTTTTAGAAAGGTGTTTGGCTAAACATTCTGACGCTAAAGGACCCCAACAACATTAGCTAATCAAAATAATTCGTAATTCGTAATTCGTAAACAGGGAACAGGGAACAGGTGACAGGTGACAGGTAACAGGTGACAGGGAACAGGTGACAGGTGACAGGGAACAGGGAACAGGTGACAGGTGACAGGTAACAGGTGACAGGTAACAGGTAATTCTTAATTTCCCCGCGTCTGGAGCGTCTCCCCATCTCCGCGTCCTCCCTCGTTCTCCCAACGACACACCGGACTACTTAAGCCTCGTCGTCTATAGAACGGGGTTTTTTGCCATCTAATAAAGCACTGACAGTCATATCTCCCATGACATTGATTGCAGTGCGACAACGATCTAAAAACCAGTCTACAGTTACTAGTAATGCTATATAATCTGTCGGTAAACCCACAGAACTAAAAACCAAAGTCATTGTTACTAGTCCAGCATTGGGAATACCTGCTGCACCTACAGAAGCAAAAATGGACGTGAGAACTACAATTAATTGCTGACCTAAACTTAAATGTTGCCCGATCACCTGAGAAATATATAATGCAGACATGGCTTCATAAAGAGCAGTTCCATCATTATTGAAATTTGCGCCAACTAAAGCTCCCAAAGATGCAGAAGATTCTCTCAAACCAATTTTTGTTTGTAAAACCTCAAAGGTGATCGGCATTGCTACTGTTGAAGAAGAAGTGGAAAAAGCTGTTAAGAAGGCATCAGCACCACCAGCTAAAAACTTGATTGGGTTTACCCAAGAACCCAATTTGACTCTGGTGAGATAATAACAAGCTTGTAAAAACAAAGCCACCAGCACCGCGATAATAAATGCGGCTAAAGATTGAAAAGGTGCAAAACCTCTTTCAGCAATGATTTTAGCAACAATACCAAAAACAGCTAAAGGCACTAAGGCAATTACCCAGTTCAAAATGCGGATGATTGCTTCAAATAATGTGGCGATGACATTTTCAATGGACTGGTATTCTTTTTTGCCTTGGTTGATTTGTTCTGATTTTAAACCCCGCAGAACGATACCAAAACTGAGGGCAATGATAATTAATTGGATTACATTATTATCAACTAATGGCTTGAGTATGGCATCTGGTACAGCATCTTTAAATAATCCCCAAGGGTCGAAACTTTGAGGAGTGATTTGTGTGCTGCCTGGGTCTACTAAAGTTCCCCAAGTTCCTGGACGCAGGATGTTGGCAACTAAAAGCCCTATAACGATAGCTACTGTGGTGTTGGTTAAGAGTAATACTGCTAACTTCCTTCCCGCTGTCCCAGGGATATTTGTAGTCATGAAGGTATGCAGCACCGCTACTAAAATCAGCGGTGTGGCTAGGGCGCGGAGTGCCTTGAGGATTAATTCGGCAGGAATTGCTAAATTAGTGATGAAGATAGCGTTGCTGGGGCTAGGATTCCCCGCACCTAGGGCAATGCCGAGGATAATTGCCAGCACGAGAGCAATAATAATTTGTAAGGTGAGGGGAATACGCTGCCACCATGACAGGTTTTTAGTTCCGGGTGAGTTAGTATTCTCTGTTTCGCTCATACTAGATGCTATTAAATGGCTGTAACTATTAAAACATCACCGGCAACCATAAAAATTCCGGGAATAGGAAAGCGGTCATTGAGGGTAAAAACTGTTAAGCTGGTATCCCGTATTGATAAAGTCAATCTAAAATCCAAAATATAAACAAAATATAAAATTATATGTCTTTTGTCCCTTTGCATATTCATAGTGACTATAGTTTGCTCGATGGAGCCAGTCAGTTACCAGAATTAGTAGATAGAGCGATCGCACTGGGTATGAAAGCGATCGCACTCACAGATCATGGTGTCATGTATGGTGCAGTTGAATTAATTAAAATCTGCCGCAATAAGAATGTTAAGCCAATTATTGGCAATGAAATGTATATTATTAACGGTGATATTGAAAAACAAGAACGCCGTCCCAAATATCATCAAGTCGTTTTAGCTAAAAATACAAAAGGCTATAAAAACTTAGTTAAAATCACTACAATTTCTCACCTTCAAGGTGTACAAGGTAAAGGTATTTTTTCCCGTCCTTGTATTAATAAAGATTTGCTTAAACAATATCATGAAGGTTTAATTGTTACCAGCGCTTGTTTAGGTGGAGAAATTCCCCAAGCCATACTTAGTAATCGACCAGATGCAGCCCGAAAAGTTGCTAAATGGTATAAAGAAGTTTTTGGTGAAGATTTTTATTTAGAAATTCAAGATCACGGTTCTCAAGAAGACCGAATTGTTAATGTTGAAATTGTCAAAATAGCACGGGAATTAGGAATTAAATTTATTGCTACTAATGATTCACATTATATTTCTTGTTTTGACGTAGAAGCCCATGATGCTTTGCTATGTATTCAAACAGGACAGCTAATTAGTGAAGATAAAAGAATGCGATATAGCGGCACAGAATATCTCAAATCTGCTGATGAGATGAAGGCGCTATTTCGTGACCATTTAACTGATGATGTCATTGCGGAAGCTATAGCTACAACGGTCGAAGTAGCGGATAAAGTTGAGCCTTATCATATTATGGATGAGCCGAAAATTCCTACTCCTCCAATTCCATCTGGTCACACTCCTGACACTTATACAGAAGAAATTGCTTGGCAAGGACTTCTAGATAGATTAAATCGTAAATCTCGTAGCGAAGTAGATCAAGTTTATAAAGAAAGATTGGAATATGAATTAAAAATGCTGCAAAAAATGGGTTTTTCTACATACTTTTTAGTTGTGTGGGATTACATCAAGTTTGCACGAGATAATAATATTCCTGTGGGACCAGGACGAGGTTCTGCGGCTGGTTCTTTGGTTGCTTATGCAATGCGAATTACTAATATTGACCCTGTACATCATGGTTTATTATTTGAGCGCTTTTTGAACCCAGAACGAAAGTCAATGCCTGATATTGATACGGATTTCTGTATTGAAAAACGGGATAAAGTCATTGAATATGTAACTAATAAATATGGGGCTGATAGAGTTGCTCAAATTATTACTTTTAACAGATTAACATCTAAAGCAGTTTTAAAAGATGTCGCCAGAGTGTTAAATGTTCCCTATGGTGACGCTGATAAAATGGCGAAATTAATTCCTGTGGTGCGAGGAAAACCAACCAAGCTTAAAGTTATGGTTTCTGATGAAACACCAGCACAAGAGTTTAAAGATAAATATGATAATGACCCAACTGTTCGTCATTGGTTGGATATGGCCATGCGAATTGAAGGTACTAACAAAACCTTTGGAGTTCACGCTGCTGGTGTGGTGATTTCTGCTGATCCTCTTGATGAAATTGTCCCCCTACAACG contains the following coding sequences:
- a CDS encoding diflavin flavoprotein, translated to MVAISEKVQPRLTIQTVEIAPNTTAIRSLDWDRDRFDIEFGLQNGTTYNSYLIRGEQTVLIDTSHQKFRHLYLETLKGIVNPKTIDYIIVSHTEPDHSGLVEDVLQLAPRATVLASKVALQFLEGLVHDPFSKRIVKSGDRIDIGKGHEIEFVSAPNLHWPDTIFSFDRQTQILYTCDAFGMHFCDNRTFDEDLEAIEADFRFYYDCLMGPNARSLLNAMKRMGELGKIKIIANGHGPLLHHNLDLLTECYQNWSQKQAIAETVVGLFYVSEYGYSDRLAMAISEGIQKAGVGVEVIDLNTAELQEIQELAGRASGIIIGMPPTTSIAAQAGMSSLLSVAKNKQVVGLFECYGGDDEPIDTLRRKFIDLGVKEGFPAIRIKEVPSASTYQLCGEAGTDLGQLIMRERNIKQIKSLDVNMEKALGRISSGLYIVTAKKGDMSGAMIASWVTQASLQPLGFTIAVAKDRAIDNLLQLGDRFVLNVLEEGNYQDLKKHFLKRLHPGADRFAGVKTQTAKNGSPILTDALAYMECEVVTSMECSDHWILYCTVEDGRVSKPDGITAVRHRKVGNYY
- a CDS encoding diflavin flavoprotein, which translates into the protein MSNSKPRDVQILPIATNTKVIRARSASRLRFEIEYALERGTTSNCYLIEADKTALIDPPGESFTAIYLEALQDTVNFRKLDYVILGHFSPNRVPTLKALLELAPQITFVCSLPASANLRAAFLDQDIKVLVMKGKENLDLGKGHILKFLPTPSPHWPEALCTYDQQTQILYTDKLFGVHICGDEVFDDNSESFKEDQRYYFNCLMAPHAIHVEAALEKISDLQVRMYAVGHGPLIRTGLIELTKAYGEWSLSQKNREISVALLYASAYGNTAILAQAMALGLTKGGVAVQSINCEFALPDDIRNTVEKADAFIIGTPTIGGHAPTPIHTALGIVLSTGDNSKLAGVFGSYGWSGEALDLVEGKLRDAGYRFGFDTLKVKFKPDEVTLKLCEEIGTDFAQGLKKAKKVRVPQQSATPTEQAVGRIIGSVCVVTAKQGEVSTGMLGAWVSQATFNPPGITVAIAKDRAVESLMYPGGKFALNILPEGVHVDYMKHFRKNFAPGENRFANFQTVEAENGCTILTDASAYLECSVSQRLECGDHWVVYATVDNGKLLKADAMTAINHRKTGTHY
- a CDS encoding Hpt domain-containing protein — encoded protein: MKPKEFQKIISYFIEESEEHLNTIYKGLYNLQNTIDDREELNAIFSATFSMKGGAAMLGFTSLQKIVSHLEDCLKLLRYPIIADEPLQLLFLDIYHAIKRLVTVIKANDGLNAAKVVDITLNTDAVFTVLNSHLLFLIDKTNYKAKITNIDVCENWSYDIPLKLILLDTKNFLCRAFADYFEGLPNVKIVNGTFEELSFFDCIVTAASSLNSANNIDSTVLNFFGKDVETLLQKRIQEEYLGDQPIGTSLIVETNHALHPFIAHSPTLRMQMSIAGKDHVYQGLWSTLLAIRKHNQTYCNCLQKQINTVVVPGLGTSPGSVPVDEVARQMSMAYQNFLFSVQPLQSSYPRQAQDSLALS
- a CDS encoding dicarboxylate/amino acid:cation symporter, translating into MSETENTNSPGTKNLSWWQRIPLTLQIIIALVLAIILGIALGAGNPSPSNAIFITNLAIPAELILKALRALATPLILVAVLHTFMTTNIPGTAGRKLAVLLLTNTTVAIVIGLLVANILRPGTWGTLVDPGSTQITPQSFDPWGLFKDAVPDAILKPLVDNNVIQLIIIALSFGIVLRGLKSEQINQGKKEYQSIENVIATLFEAIIRILNWVIALVPLAVFGIVAKIIAERGFAPFQSLAAFIIAVLVALFLQACYYLTRVKLGSWVNPIKFLAGGADAFLTAFSTSSSTVAMPITFEVLQTKIGLRESSASLGALVGANFNNDGTALYEAMSALYISQVIGQHLSLGQQLIVVLTSIFASVGAAGIPNAGLVTMTLVFSSVGLPTDYIALLVTVDWFLDRCRTAINVMGDMTVSALLDGKKPRSIDDEA
- a CDS encoding trans-splicing intein-formed DNA polymerase III subunit alpha N-terminal partner DnaE-N codes for the protein MSFVPLHIHSDYSLLDGASQLPELVDRAIALGMKAIALTDHGVMYGAVELIKICRNKNVKPIIGNEMYIINGDIEKQERRPKYHQVVLAKNTKGYKNLVKITTISHLQGVQGKGIFSRPCINKDLLKQYHEGLIVTSACLGGEIPQAILSNRPDAARKVAKWYKEVFGEDFYLEIQDHGSQEDRIVNVEIVKIARELGIKFIATNDSHYISCFDVEAHDALLCIQTGQLISEDKRMRYSGTEYLKSADEMKALFRDHLTDDVIAEAIATTVEVADKVEPYHIMDEPKIPTPPIPSGHTPDTYTEEIAWQGLLDRLNRKSRSEVDQVYKERLEYELKMLQKMGFSTYFLVVWDYIKFARDNNIPVGPGRGSAAGSLVAYAMRITNIDPVHHGLLFERFLNPERKSMPDIDTDFCIEKRDKVIEYVTNKYGADRVAQIITFNRLTSKAVLKDVARVLNVPYGDADKMAKLIPVVRGKPTKLKVMVSDETPAQEFKDKYDNDPTVRHWLDMAMRIEGTNKTFGVHAAGVVISADPLDEIVPLQRNNDGSVITQYFMEDLESLGLLKMDFLGLRNLTLIQKTIDLIEETKGYKIDPDEITGQERKAQHILAKGQHSTLPKEVQKAYDLLESGELEGIFQLESSGMKQIVRDLKPSNIEDISSILALYRPGPLDAGLIPKFINRKHGREQIEYETGILEPILNETYGIMVYQEQIMKIAQDMAGYSLGQADLLRRAMGKKKVSEMQKQEEKFIDGSTKNGVRKQVAEQLFADMLKFAEYCLSSDTEVLTVEYGLIPIGEIIEKRIDCSVFSVDKNGNIYTQPIAQWHDRGIQELYEYCLDDGSTIRATKDHKFMTTAGEMLPIDEIFERGLDLLKVHNLPQ